The following are encoded in a window of Phaseolus vulgaris cultivar G19833 chromosome 3, P. vulgaris v2.0, whole genome shotgun sequence genomic DNA:
- the LOC137805517 gene encoding uncharacterized protein, with translation MLKKIDDLEIKPTKMTLKLADQVSKYPYGVVEDVLVKVDKFTFPVDFVVMDMKEDEEVPLILGKPFMKTGRIIVDVDKGALQVRTQDEEVTLNLFGGLKNFKAGEECVQKDATKGVFHLETNRCQAR, from the coding sequence CCAAGATGACTTTAAAGTTAGCTGATCAAGTAAGCAAGTATCcatatggtgtggttgaagatgttcttgtCAAGGTGGATAAATTCACATTCCCTGTGGATTTTGTTGTGATggacatgaaagaagatgaagaggttCCCTTGATACTTGGAAAACCCTTTATGAAGACTGGTAGAATCATAGTTGATGTTGACAAAGGAGCACTTCAAGTTAGAACTCAAGATGAGGAGGTAACTTTAAATCTTTTTGGTGGTCTTAAAAATTTTAAGGCAGGGGAAGAATGTGTACAAAAGGAtgcaacaaagggagtttttcaCCTTGAAACAAACAGGTGTCAAGCTAGATGA